The genomic region CAAAAAGCCCAAATGCGCTTTGAAGCCTCTCCATCTGAGCGTCGAGGAAGGCGAGATTTTTGGTTTTCTGGGGCCGAATGGAGCGGGCAAGACGACCACACTAAAGCTGTTAATGGGCCTGGTATTCCCGACGTCCGGCTCAGCCCGCATTCTAGGGATGGAAGTCGATGATCCAAGGATGAAGGCACAAATTGGCTTTCTTCCCGAACAGCCCTATTTTTACGATTACCTTACCGCCCGTGAATTACTCAACTACTACGGACAGCTATCCGGAGTGGCAGCGAAAGAACGGGC from Terriglobales bacterium harbors:
- a CDS encoding ABC transporter ATP-binding protein, with translation MAAIEILGLEKTYSVGFWRKKPKCALKPLHLSVEEGEIFGFLGPNGAGKTTTLKLLMGLVFPTSGSARILGMEVDDPRMKAQIGFLPEQPYFYDYLTARELLNYYGQLSGVAAKERA